From the Neoarius graeffei isolate fNeoGra1 chromosome 1, fNeoGra1.pri, whole genome shotgun sequence genome, one window contains:
- the LOC132884408 gene encoding uncharacterized protein LOC132884408: protein MPPPVLPPPPMPPPVLLPPVMPPLVLLPPVMPLPVLLPPPLLHRHLEEAIWRLRHNNILLRAKIKLLMGKKEKKRVKFQKRREAATEDDSGEPGYEILLSKYKGRITTENATCKEQSNTQQRVQSVRQFLINSAVGDVPHADLLYLRDHSRIREAVRTWVASGLKPTTVKKKIIDTKDFLKWVGRAWPGGVRLSQRSIEGLKDELSRELRNLRGSVTSHVVSVRRNKSGKVITVSGPNL from the exons ATGCCCCCGCCGGTCCTGCCGCCTCCCCCGATGCCCCCGCCGGTCCTGCTGCCTCCTGTGATGCCCCCGCTGGTCCTGCTGCCTCCCGTGATGCCCCTGCCGGTCCTGCTGCCACCTCCTCTGCTGCACCGGCACCT GGAAGAGGCAATCTGGCGCCTCCGCCATAACAACATTCTGCTTCGGGCTAAAATCAAGCTCCttatggggaaaaaagaaaaaaagagggtGAAGTTTCAGAAGAGGAGGGAAGCTGCCACTGAAGATGACAGTGGAGAGCCTGGATATG AAATACTCCTCTCAAAATATAAGGGACGCATCACCACCGAGAATGCCACATGCAAAGAGCAGAGCAACACGCAGCAGCGCGTGCAGTCGGTGCGCCAGTTCCTTATTAACAGTGCGGTGGGCGACGTGCCACATGCTGACCTGTTATATCTGCGCGACCACAGCAGGATCCGGGA aGCTGTGAGAACATGGGTTGCATCCGGCCTGAAGCCCACCACGGTCAAAAAGAAAATTATTGATACCAAGGATTTTCTTAAGTGGGTGGGAAGGGCGTGGCCGGGGGGTGTCCGGCTCTCACAGAGATCCATAGAGGGTCTCAAAGATGAGCTCTCTAGAGAGCTACGAAATCTGAGGGGCAGCGTGACGTCGCACGTGGTGTCTGTCAGGCGCAACAAATCCGGTAAGGTCATTACTGTGTCAGGGCCCAATCTGTAG